The following are encoded in a window of bacterium genomic DNA:
- a CDS encoding HD domain-containing protein, which translates to MAVTLATTPDLKAVREYSANDQVQGFYLLTKIETRNKKNGEPFLVVELADASGKIEAKQWDNFSDALGSLRAGDAVYVDGRVDFYMKTPSLTLSQIRKASEQEVPDKRSFLPHSALSPNRASELLNEQIDSVKDESLNRLLHLVFDDHELRSKFLETPGGKNWHHSTVGGLVEHTLSMVKLAGQMAEHYPQLHRDLLITGTLLHDIGKVVELTFEPALDYTSDGRLLGHITVGTLLVEEKIRAIENFPAEMRKQLLHLILSHQGDGDKGSPVKPMTLEALVLHYLDELDSRVNAFEQVRAKTPDMQEFSDYQRLMERFFYFRSADESERGEQ; encoded by the coding sequence ATGGCCGTGACGCTTGCGACAACCCCGGACCTGAAAGCAGTTCGTGAATACTCGGCCAACGATCAGGTGCAGGGTTTCTACTTGCTGACCAAGATCGAGACTCGCAACAAGAAGAACGGCGAGCCATTTCTTGTAGTCGAGCTCGCGGACGCAAGCGGGAAAATTGAGGCCAAGCAGTGGGATAATTTCAGTGATGCGCTTGGGTCGCTGCGGGCCGGCGATGCAGTCTATGTGGATGGCAGGGTTGATTTCTACATGAAGACTCCAAGCCTCACTCTGTCACAGATTCGCAAGGCGAGCGAGCAGGAAGTTCCTGATAAGAGAAGTTTTCTGCCTCACTCGGCTCTTTCTCCGAACCGGGCGAGCGAACTGCTCAACGAACAGATTGATTCGGTCAAAGACGAATCGTTGAACAGGCTTCTGCATTTGGTGTTTGACGACCACGAGTTGAGGAGCAAGTTTCTGGAGACGCCGGGCGGCAAGAACTGGCATCATTCAACAGTGGGAGGCCTTGTCGAGCATACGCTGTCCATGGTGAAACTGGCCGGACAAATGGCGGAACATTATCCGCAGTTGCACCGTGATTTGCTGATTACCGGAACACTGCTTCACGATATCGGCAAGGTGGTCGAGTTGACGTTTGAACCCGCGCTTGATTACACAAGCGATGGCAGGCTGCTTGGGCACATCACAGTGGGTACTCTGCTGGTGGAAGAGAAGATTAGAGCGATAGAGAATTTTCCGGCAGAAATGCGCAAGCAGTTGCTGCATCTGATATTGTCGCATCAGGGAGACGGGGATAAGGGCTCGCCTGTGAAGCCGATGACGCTGGAGGCGCTGGTGTTGCACTACCTCGATGAGCTTGACAGTCGGGTTAACGCCTTTGAACAAGTAAGGGCGAAGACGCCGGATATGCAGGAGTTTTCGGACTATCAACGGCTGATGGAAAGGTTTTTCTATTTCCGATCGGCGGATGAATCAGAAAGGGGAGAGCAATGA
- a CDS encoding outer membrane protein transport protein → MTRYILLAQLLVASLVFAQDEIPERLLLTGGQQLGSGARALGLGGTYTGIADDFSAIWWNPAGLAQVKRIEVQGTLLRTGFSNESSYFGLNREGSTDAMRLNNIGVVFPVPVYQGALSFAFGYSQVTDFERRTQVESGQAGQDWDNFDEVESGKLGQWSFATAVDISPNLSVGAGINYWTGSSDYSLLGQYNSTVQTEQSIFTDLGGWNFNLGGLYRPGRMVRIGVATSTPFSMSLNEEWVIDGDDGYFDYKMSYPWIWRMGASVAPGRWMLAGDIEYRDWKSLEFRGDTPYEGVTRAEGNRQIRERYESTTRISLGGEYLFPAYGLRGRLGYSIEPSNFKDAGEDADKGVLSLGFGVLIDRSVMLDATWRTASYTEEVTTGLKEDIRSSQTLLTLSYRM, encoded by the coding sequence ATGACACGATACATACTTCTCGCACAGCTTCTTGTCGCAAGTTTGGTTTTTGCACAGGATGAAATACCGGAACGTCTCTTGCTGACCGGAGGTCAGCAGCTTGGCTCGGGCGCTCGCGCGCTTGGCTTGGGCGGCACATATACGGGAATCGCAGATGACTTTTCGGCGATATGGTGGAATCCTGCGGGTTTGGCGCAGGTGAAACGCATTGAAGTACAGGGCACGCTATTGCGAACTGGATTTTCGAACGAGTCGAGTTATTTTGGCTTGAATCGTGAAGGCTCAACAGACGCGATGCGGCTGAACAACATCGGTGTGGTTTTTCCCGTGCCTGTTTATCAGGGTGCTTTGAGTTTTGCCTTTGGTTACTCGCAGGTAACGGATTTTGAACGCCGGACTCAGGTCGAGAGCGGTCAGGCCGGGCAGGATTGGGACAATTTCGATGAAGTAGAGAGCGGCAAGCTGGGCCAGTGGTCCTTTGCGACAGCCGTCGACATTTCGCCGAATTTGTCGGTTGGCGCTGGAATCAACTATTGGACGGGTTCAAGCGATTACTCATTACTTGGACAATACAATTCGACCGTTCAGACAGAACAGTCCATTTTCACGGACTTGGGCGGCTGGAATTTCAATCTGGGCGGACTTTATCGTCCGGGAAGAATGGTTCGAATCGGAGTTGCGACATCAACACCGTTTTCCATGAGTTTGAACGAGGAATGGGTGATTGACGGAGACGACGGTTATTTCGATTACAAAATGTCGTATCCTTGGATTTGGCGGATGGGAGCAAGTGTTGCGCCGGGCCGGTGGATGTTGGCGGGCGATATTGAGTATCGTGACTGGAAGTCGCTTGAGTTTCGCGGGGACACGCCGTATGAAGGAGTGACGCGCGCCGAGGGGAACCGCCAGATTCGGGAACGGTATGAGAGCACAACTCGAATATCGCTGGGCGGAGAGTATCTGTTTCCGGCGTACGGACTCCGGGGCAGACTGGGATACAGTATTGAGCCGTCGAATTTCAAGGACGCAGGTGAAGATGCCGACAAGGGAGTTCTTTCGCTTGGATTTGGCGTTCTGATTGACCGGTCTGTGATGTTGGACGCGACGTGGCGTACGGCCTCGTACACCGAAGAAGTGACCACGGGCTTGAAGGAAGATATTCGCAGTTCGCAGACTCTGCTGACGCTAAGTTACCGCATGTAA
- the argF gene encoding ornithine carbamoyltransferase, with translation MRNHRDFLAVTDFSRDEVIETLALARELKERRNRHEEVRPLEGQVWGLIFHKASLRTRISFEVGIAELGGHALYITEKEIELGKRETISDAAQVLSRYLGGIMIRTFSHRDVEELAKHADIPVINGLTDYSHPCQIMADIQTVYEKLGRFDDFRITYVGDGNNITNSWIELAQRLNFELVIGTAEDTLPDMKLVDAANKLGNSRVIVEHDPVRAVKGSHVLYTDVWASMGQKDQADDKARKLRAFQLNEQLVSHADRNCIVLHCLPAERGKEITDGVMDGPHSVVFDQAENRLHAQKAIMTILMEKK, from the coding sequence ATGCGAAATCATCGCGATTTTTTGGCCGTCACCGACTTCAGCCGTGACGAGGTTATTGAAACATTAGCACTTGCCCGCGAGTTAAAGGAGCGGAGGAATCGCCACGAGGAAGTTCGGCCGCTTGAAGGGCAAGTTTGGGGGCTGATTTTCCACAAAGCGAGTTTGCGGACGCGCATTTCGTTTGAAGTCGGGATTGCCGAGCTGGGCGGGCACGCTTTGTATATTACCGAGAAGGAGATTGAGCTTGGCAAGCGCGAGACGATTTCCGACGCGGCTCAGGTGCTGTCGCGCTATCTGGGCGGCATTATGATTCGCACATTCAGCCACAGGGATGTGGAAGAGTTGGCGAAGCACGCGGATATTCCGGTCATCAACGGATTGACGGATTACTCGCATCCCTGTCAGATCATGGCGGACATTCAGACGGTGTATGAGAAGCTTGGCCGATTTGACGATTTCCGGATTACCTATGTGGGTGACGGGAACAACATCACGAATAGTTGGATAGAGCTTGCTCAACGGCTGAATTTCGAGCTGGTCATCGGCACTGCAGAAGATACGCTGCCGGACATGAAGCTTGTGGATGCGGCGAATAAGCTGGGCAATTCACGAGTGATTGTTGAACATGATCCGGTGCGGGCGGTCAAAGGATCTCATGTGCTGTACACGGATGTTTGGGCTTCGATGGGGCAGAAAGACCAGGCGGACGACAAGGCGCGCAAGCTGCGAGCTTTTCAATTGAACGAGCAGTTGGTTTCGCATGCGGACAGGAATTGCATAGTTCTGCACTGCCTGCCTGCTGAACGTGGCAAGGAGATAACGGACGGAGTTATGGATGGCCCGCATAGCGTTGTGTTCGATCAGGCGGAAAACCGACTGCACGCTCAGAAGGCAATCATGACGATACTGATGGAGAAGAAGTAG
- a CDS encoding T9SS type A sorting domain-containing protein, with protein MRSIFCILSVLVLSSGVYAQGLDSCYHTLDELYEFIFDLQSDFPQFVQVDSIGHSRGEMLGHQFPLYSVKISDNVATFEDEPVNLIIAHIHAEEVAGMEATLRFMQKLVTNQEPYRTIRNQTQVYVVPTMNPDGLEVISLGLDNYWRKNGYVPPELHLDSCIVVQGMGEDSCGVDLNRNWDINWIYGDTLFVRENVEPFDYFRGPGPFSEPESRAVRDLALRIKPTVSIVWHSSRSGNVSERCIVAWQWGLDGNAKFAPDCTAIGIVNRGYIGKTIKHPGTQPYLEVIGATRNGALHDWFYRNLGTIQILTETSPRIDIQPTCDSLAPAPNLPGLAQTLIPPMEWLARRLINFPNGNDMQNQGSPVKIHTRNSLTGAPISAEYRILNSWSAILNPWYTNEEHGSATILPPPGTIQVMARKEGFRNDTNTVTVNPGGTTVTTTLELEPLPWYGLNFNVVNESSQAVSADVLVDNGYPQRYRYDVGMIELSKPEGVVHFRVEPLNQNLIARTFHFYHNNDTTVTFTVPTGTVLFSEDFEQGIGNWTAAGGAWRQTVDTTSLNYGICVHTNGPGYRENYGNNLNATFTYNNSLNLTSGNAFHLRFDYRGRLDMPGDSFFVDASVNGTDWQEVRGFSDLEKPWNRVWCDLSPWAGNTNVYVRFRLKTDNVLGDLGIHFDNIQVMGGVDLSSPRNPSPFPTEYALSKVYPNPFNPTTTIAYDAPASGPVEFSIHNVLGQMVWSSTEMPPSPGRYELRWNGVTNGGTQLTSGIYFVRMSAKGHFVGTQKLMFLK; from the coding sequence ATGCGCAGCATCTTTTGTATTCTAAGTGTGCTCGTTTTATCAAGCGGCGTGTATGCGCAAGGCTTGGACTCGTGTTATCACACGCTTGATGAACTCTATGAGTTCATTTTTGATTTGCAGTCAGATTTTCCGCAGTTTGTTCAGGTGGACTCGATCGGTCATTCCCGCGGGGAGATGCTTGGCCATCAGTTTCCGCTTTACTCGGTGAAGATCTCAGACAATGTAGCAACGTTCGAGGACGAGCCGGTGAATCTCATTATCGCTCATATCCATGCCGAAGAGGTGGCGGGTATGGAGGCGACGCTTCGGTTCATGCAGAAGCTGGTGACGAATCAGGAGCCGTACCGGACGATTCGGAATCAGACGCAGGTTTATGTTGTGCCGACGATGAATCCGGACGGGTTGGAGGTCATCTCTCTGGGACTCGACAATTATTGGCGAAAGAACGGTTATGTACCGCCGGAACTTCATTTGGATTCCTGCATTGTCGTGCAAGGCATGGGCGAGGATTCATGCGGAGTGGATTTGAACCGTAACTGGGATATCAATTGGATATACGGCGACACGCTGTTTGTGCGCGAGAACGTGGAGCCATTTGACTATTTTCGCGGGCCGGGACCGTTCTCGGAACCGGAATCGCGGGCGGTGAGAGATTTAGCATTGAGGATAAAACCGACGGTTTCGATTGTGTGGCACTCTTCGCGTTCGGGGAATGTGTCGGAGCGGTGTATTGTCGCTTGGCAGTGGGGACTTGACGGGAATGCGAAGTTTGCACCGGACTGCACGGCAATCGGGATCGTGAACCGCGGTTACATTGGTAAGACGATTAAACATCCGGGGACGCAGCCCTATCTTGAAGTCATCGGAGCGACGCGCAATGGCGCGCTGCACGATTGGTTTTACCGGAATTTGGGGACGATTCAGATTTTGACGGAGACGAGTCCACGGATTGACATACAGCCGACCTGTGACTCTTTGGCACCGGCACCGAACTTACCGGGATTGGCACAGACGCTGATACCTCCAATGGAGTGGCTGGCGCGGCGATTGATAAATTTCCCGAACGGGAATGACATGCAGAATCAGGGTTCGCCGGTGAAGATTCATACACGGAACAGTCTGACGGGAGCACCAATCTCGGCGGAATACCGGATTTTGAATTCGTGGTCGGCAATTTTGAATCCGTGGTATACGAACGAGGAGCACGGCAGCGCGACGATTCTGCCGCCGCCGGGGACGATACAAGTGATGGCGCGCAAGGAAGGATTCCGCAACGACACAAACACGGTCACTGTCAACCCGGGCGGGACAACGGTGACGACGACGTTGGAACTTGAACCGCTGCCGTGGTACGGTTTGAATTTCAATGTGGTGAACGAATCCAGTCAGGCAGTTTCAGCGGACGTGCTGGTTGACAACGGCTATCCGCAACGCTACCGGTACGATGTTGGCATGATCGAACTTTCAAAACCAGAGGGAGTCGTTCATTTCCGTGTGGAGCCGCTGAATCAGAACTTAATCGCGAGAACGTTCCATTTTTATCATAACAACGATACGACGGTGACGTTTACTGTGCCGACGGGAACGGTTTTGTTCAGTGAGGATTTTGAACAGGGAATCGGCAATTGGACGGCGGCAGGCGGTGCATGGCGGCAGACGGTGGACACGACATCTCTGAACTACGGGATCTGCGTGCACACGAACGGGCCGGGATACCGCGAAAACTACGGGAACAACTTAAACGCGACCTTCACGTATAACAATTCACTCAATCTGACAAGCGGGAACGCATTTCATTTGCGATTTGATTATCGCGGCAGGCTGGATATGCCGGGTGACAGTTTCTTTGTGGACGCATCGGTGAACGGGACGGACTGGCAAGAGGTGCGCGGTTTCAGCGACTTGGAGAAGCCGTGGAACCGGGTGTGGTGTGACCTGAGTCCGTGGGCCGGAAACACGAATGTGTATGTTCGCTTTCGTTTGAAGACGGATAACGTGCTGGGCGACCTGGGAATCCATTTTGACAACATCCAGGTGATGGGGGGAGTGGATTTGTCTTCGCCGCGCAATCCGAGTCCGTTCCCGACGGAGTACGCACTATCCAAGGTCTATCCGAATCCGTTTAATCCGACAACAACGATTGCGTACGATGCACCGGCCTCAGGACCGGTGGAGTTTTCGATACACAATGTACTGGGTCAAATGGTTTGGTCGAGCACGGAAATGCCTCCTTCACCGGGAAGGTATGAACTGCGGTGGAACGGGGTTACGAATGGCGGGACGCAGTTGACATCGGGAATTTATTTTGTCCGGATGTCGGCGAAAGGGCACTTTGTCGGGACACAGAAACTGATGTTCCTGAAGTAA
- a CDS encoding T9SS type A sorting domain-containing protein: protein MKRPSTASLRYFALLLCTVGLLWNVSVSFADDPRQWGPPGRPIRQGHHIEWQRAAYTDANGYTLMTWSDTRTGDRDVFAQLIEPDGDLAPGWPVHVINYPFRQEDPEPIVTDGGFIIAWIDFRYDSTGDVFAQKLDYTGAKLWHPDGMIVDTNTTSMTNETTLRGATDGSGGAIVAWEDTRRGDAADIYAQRILSNGQRGWGSVVSVTDASGVQTGITADTDGQGGLIVGWNDNRDGGNVFAAKITNSGTLPWGGVGGRAVCDFTSRQLGLKLCPDYTTGGAYFIWQDERDGTSNNLYMQRFNGAGDAQWTEDGIVVCNANDDQRGARITPSFNNDAQDGVLTCWQDVRENGSVEEVFAQKTNAAGSHLWTANGVKVCGNAGPGGTGESRDNSRLTSDLAGGGMYVWDDTRHDAGDITQYNTYIQHLNASGVQQCGDCGVAVNTGNNQQQEAVLRMSGDGSDVFCIYADFYRGSRTVRVAQCNLATCVVERDQEIIFGLDGDATSPMNVRMFWGNVAFVWEDNRGVNYGKQIYYQVLDTTYDRTFPHIPENGSPIAPVSVAGDVFGQAKPFVCTDDNNGFYCVFENLADGLIQIRLQRVGQNGHLACDSAGAIVSASGVDQKDAQVVPDGAGGCYVVWAGFDQNFQLDVYAMRMNADCEPMWNEPALLSSDATSDDSNPFAVADGNGCVVAVWQTGEFGQLDVRAAKVCGDGTVAWQTAVSTAPRNQQEPQIAADGQGGVYLVWTDDRDEIQSKDIYGQRLNAAGQAQWTNNGRLIVTFAQDQKLPRLAVDSQSRVFVVWQDFRNGANLDLFGQKLNPDGSRIWPEQTGRWICGANSDQSDQQLLVEWSDGLYMVWEDGRTNPYSDIYGLHLDEQSNIAEPWWDQSSGETPLGGAINVEYQNQNQPALAHDYHGGVSAVWVDWRSSGKEPLQNIWGNWVNDYTVSVRELPAPMPREYMLTQNFPNPFNPTTEFRFTLPATEAVRIGVFNTLGQLVSTLVDEVMHAGTYQVRFDASELSSGTYFYRLETPSFQTVKKMVLIK, encoded by the coding sequence ATGAAGAGACCCAGCACCGCCTCATTGAGGTACTTCGCACTGCTGCTATGCACGGTCGGTCTGCTGTGGAACGTGAGTGTATCGTTCGCTGACGATCCCCGCCAATGGGGTCCCCCGGGACGCCCGATAAGGCAAGGCCATCACATCGAGTGGCAACGCGCCGCGTACACGGATGCCAACGGTTACACGTTGATGACGTGGTCGGACACTCGAACAGGTGACCGTGATGTTTTCGCACAGTTGATAGAGCCGGATGGTGATCTGGCACCGGGCTGGCCGGTGCATGTGATCAATTATCCGTTCCGGCAAGAGGATCCAGAGCCGATCGTAACGGACGGCGGTTTCATCATTGCGTGGATTGACTTTCGTTATGACAGCACGGGCGACGTGTTTGCACAGAAGCTCGACTACACGGGCGCCAAGCTGTGGCATCCGGACGGGATGATCGTGGACACGAACACGACCTCAATGACCAATGAAACAACGCTTCGCGGCGCAACGGACGGTTCGGGCGGCGCAATTGTGGCATGGGAAGACACACGTCGCGGCGACGCGGCGGATATTTACGCGCAGAGAATTTTGTCAAACGGACAACGCGGCTGGGGCAGCGTCGTTTCAGTGACGGACGCATCCGGTGTGCAGACAGGAATCACGGCTGACACGGACGGACAGGGCGGTTTGATCGTCGGTTGGAATGACAACCGTGACGGCGGCAACGTGTTTGCGGCCAAAATAACGAACAGCGGCACTCTGCCGTGGGGCGGAGTTGGCGGCCGCGCAGTGTGTGATTTCACGAGCCGTCAGTTGGGCTTGAAGCTGTGTCCGGACTACACGACGGGCGGTGCCTACTTTATTTGGCAGGATGAACGTGACGGCACATCGAACAACCTGTACATGCAGCGATTCAATGGAGCCGGTGACGCACAGTGGACTGAAGATGGAATAGTGGTTTGCAATGCAAACGATGATCAGCGCGGCGCGCGTATCACTCCGAGCTTCAACAATGACGCTCAGGACGGTGTGCTGACGTGCTGGCAGGACGTGCGCGAGAACGGTTCGGTGGAAGAAGTGTTTGCACAGAAGACGAATGCCGCGGGCAGCCATTTATGGACGGCGAACGGCGTGAAGGTGTGCGGCAATGCAGGACCGGGCGGCACGGGCGAGTCGCGTGACAACAGCCGTTTGACTTCGGATTTAGCCGGTGGCGGAATGTACGTTTGGGATGACACTCGCCACGATGCAGGTGACATTACGCAATACAACACATATATTCAGCACTTGAACGCGAGCGGCGTGCAGCAGTGCGGCGACTGCGGTGTTGCGGTGAACACAGGGAACAACCAGCAGCAGGAAGCGGTATTGCGCATGAGCGGCGACGGCAGCGACGTGTTCTGTATTTACGCCGACTTCTATCGCGGTTCACGCACGGTGCGCGTTGCTCAGTGCAATCTTGCAACATGCGTGGTCGAACGTGACCAGGAGATTATTTTCGGCTTGGACGGCGACGCGACAAGTCCGATGAACGTAAGAATGTTCTGGGGCAACGTCGCATTTGTTTGGGAAGACAACCGTGGAGTAAACTACGGCAAGCAGATTTACTATCAGGTTTTAGACACAACATATGATCGCACGTTCCCGCATATTCCAGAGAACGGCTCTCCGATCGCACCGGTTTCGGTAGCGGGCGACGTGTTCGGTCAGGCCAAGCCTTTTGTATGCACGGACGACAACAACGGTTTCTACTGTGTGTTCGAGAATCTGGCGGACGGATTGATTCAGATTCGTTTGCAGCGCGTGGGACAGAATGGACATTTGGCTTGCGACAGCGCGGGTGCGATTGTATCGGCCTCTGGTGTTGACCAGAAGGACGCACAAGTTGTTCCTGACGGAGCGGGCGGCTGCTACGTGGTTTGGGCAGGTTTTGACCAGAACTTCCAGCTTGACGTTTATGCGATGCGGATGAACGCGGACTGCGAGCCGATGTGGAACGAGCCGGCGTTATTATCGAGCGACGCAACTTCGGATGATTCGAATCCGTTTGCGGTGGCCGACGGTAACGGGTGCGTGGTCGCGGTTTGGCAGACGGGCGAGTTCGGTCAGCTTGACGTTCGGGCAGCGAAAGTCTGCGGAGACGGCACGGTTGCGTGGCAGACGGCGGTTTCGACGGCGCCGCGCAATCAGCAGGAGCCTCAGATAGCCGCAGATGGCCAGGGCGGAGTGTATCTTGTATGGACGGACGACCGCGATGAGATTCAATCGAAGGACATCTATGGCCAGCGATTGAACGCAGCCGGACAGGCGCAGTGGACGAACAATGGCAGGTTGATTGTAACTTTTGCGCAGGACCAGAAGCTGCCGCGGCTGGCTGTGGACAGCCAGAGCAGAGTGTTCGTGGTGTGGCAGGATTTCCGTAATGGAGCGAATCTTGATCTCTTTGGACAGAAGTTGAATCCGGACGGATCGCGGATCTGGCCGGAACAGACCGGTCGCTGGATTTGCGGCGCGAACAGCGACCAGAGCGATCAGCAATTGCTGGTTGAGTGGAGTGACGGGCTGTACATGGTTTGGGAAGACGGCCGCACGAATCCTTATTCGGATATCTACGGTTTGCATCTTGACGAGCAGAGCAATATTGCCGAGCCGTGGTGGGATCAGTCGAGCGGCGAGACGCCGCTGGGCGGTGCGATCAACGTGGAGTATCAGAACCAGAATCAGCCGGCACTTGCGCATGACTATCATGGCGGCGTGTCGGCGGTGTGGGTGGACTGGCGTTCATCGGGTAAAGAGCCTCTGCAGAACATCTGGGGCAACTGGGTGAACGACTACACGGTGAGTGTTCGTGAACTTCCGGCTCCGATGCCGCGGGAATACATGCTGACGCAGAATTTTCCGAATCCGTTTAACCCGACAACGGAGTTCCGATTCACTCTTCCAGCGACGGAGGCAGTTAGGATTGGAGTATTCAACACACTTGGCCAGCTGGTTTCGACTTTGGTGGACGAAGTGATGCATGCGGGCACGTATCAGGTGCGTTTCGACGCATCAGAGTTGTCTTCGGGTACATACTTCTACCGGCTCGAGACTCCGAGTTTCCAGACGGTAAAGAAGATGGTGTTGATTAAGTAA
- a CDS encoding dienelactone hydrolase family protein, whose product MKTLVLTLLCLAAFARADETVLRSLETTASPLQCWRALCEDWIYKQWMPVQSVTFGGAPETPWRVTFKDGSFEEGILKVLEPGRVLEYTYHGEYEIETVHLDFIPTETGTTIKLVHTIPGRDGRTLKSAMNAGDRWEARFTFLRTYLDSRPNSYLVKPYGDGRYPAVLLLHDRFGLNNTVRALADSLANRGYVVLAMDMFKGDRTSDVAQARQFLQLVNESDALRAVGSAWQALLADSSVNRSRIGVAGLGWGGEMTMRVLAADPSFRAGVAWYPSTAPADTILTRIAAPLMIIHAAPAMDKPTSQAEAMSQVLVQQGVRAETVLIKGDVGFAEPANGAAYSASASTDAFRTTMGFLDRRLKL is encoded by the coding sequence ATGAAAACCCTCGTCCTCACACTGCTTTGCCTTGCAGCTTTCGCTCGCGCAGATGAAACCGTTCTGCGCTCGCTCGAGACCACGGCCTCACCCCTCCAATGCTGGCGCGCGCTCTGTGAAGATTGGATATACAAGCAGTGGATGCCCGTTCAATCCGTCACCTTCGGTGGTGCACCTGAAACCCCGTGGCGGGTAACTTTTAAGGACGGTTCTTTTGAAGAGGGAATCCTCAAAGTCCTTGAACCCGGCCGAGTCCTCGAATACACCTATCACGGTGAATATGAAATCGAGACCGTGCACCTTGATTTCATCCCGACTGAGACCGGCACAACCATTAAGCTCGTTCATACGATTCCCGGTCGTGATGGCCGCACACTTAAGTCTGCGATGAATGCCGGTGACCGCTGGGAAGCACGCTTCACGTTCCTGCGAACCTACCTCGATTCGCGGCCAAATTCTTATTTGGTTAAGCCCTACGGCGACGGCCGATATCCCGCCGTTCTGCTGCTTCACGACCGATTCGGATTAAACAACACCGTCCGCGCACTGGCCGACTCTCTGGCCAATCGAGGCTACGTTGTGCTTGCAATGGACATGTTCAAAGGTGATCGCACCAGTGATGTCGCGCAGGCCCGTCAGTTTCTGCAACTGGTAAATGAGTCCGACGCGTTGCGTGCAGTCGGCTCGGCTTGGCAAGCATTGCTGGCCGACTCCTCCGTGAATCGCAGCCGTATCGGTGTTGCCGGGCTTGGATGGGGTGGAGAAATGACCATGCGCGTTCTCGCTGCCGATCCGTCCTTCAGAGCGGGCGTTGCGTGGTATCCGTCCACTGCACCTGCGGACACTATTCTGACTCGCATTGCCGCGCCGCTTATGATTATACACGCGGCTCCAGCTATGGACAAACCAACATCGCAAGCCGAGGCAATGTCACAAGTTCTCGTGCAGCAGGGCGTTCGCGCTGAAACGGTGCTTATCAAGGGTGACGTAGGTTTTGCCGAACCTGCAAATGGTGCCGCCTACAGTGCATCCGCATCCACAGATGCCTTCAGAACTACCATGGGCTTTCTCGACAGACGGCTCAAACTTTGA